The following proteins are encoded in a genomic region of Enterocloster clostridioformis:
- a CDS encoding ABC transporter ATP-binding protein, with the protein MKPDETQNRMQSEMTNEAGTLLEIRNLKVRFTARKKVLTAVDGVSMSIRPGEIVGVVGESGSGKSVMSQSILRLREYDSDVRYEGQVLFEGQDLLKASQAEMRGIRGNRIAVIFQDPMTSLSPVHTVGRQLSEVLVLHKKMTKQRAKERCRELLRLTGIPNPEDCMRKYPYELSGGMQQRVMIAMALSCEPKLLIADEPTTALDVTIQEQILNLIAELNERMGMSVLFITHDLGAMAQLCHSVRVMYLGNLVEEARTEELFARPMHPYTQGLLDCIPRLDSDRSQQLHVISGVVPPLSNVPDGCRFCTRCPYADQRCMSQNPPSVEVFPEHKAKCWKYTPEQEAE; encoded by the coding sequence ATGAAACCAGATGAAACACAAAATAGAATGCAAAGTGAAATGACAAATGAAGCGGGGACACTGCTGGAAATCCGTAATCTGAAGGTGAGGTTTACGGCCCGAAAAAAAGTCCTGACCGCGGTGGACGGAGTGAGTATGAGCATCAGGCCGGGCGAAATCGTTGGCGTTGTAGGAGAATCCGGTTCCGGTAAAAGCGTCATGTCCCAGTCAATCCTGCGTCTGCGGGAATATGATTCTGATGTGAGATATGAGGGCCAGGTCCTGTTTGAGGGTCAGGACCTTTTAAAGGCATCCCAGGCTGAAATGCGTGGGATACGGGGCAACCGGATTGCGGTCATTTTTCAGGACCCCATGACCTCATTAAGCCCGGTGCACACCGTGGGCAGACAGCTGTCAGAGGTGCTGGTTCTGCATAAGAAGATGACGAAACAGAGGGCAAAGGAACGGTGCAGGGAGCTGCTGCGTCTGACAGGCATACCAAATCCGGAAGATTGTATGAGAAAGTATCCTTACGAGTTGTCCGGCGGTATGCAGCAGCGCGTGATGATTGCCATGGCCCTTTCCTGTGAGCCGAAACTGCTGATTGCCGATGAACCGACCACGGCGTTGGATGTAACCATTCAGGAGCAGATTTTGAACCTGATCGCGGAACTGAACGAACGGATGGGGATGTCGGTCCTGTTTATTACCCATGACTTGGGGGCCATGGCCCAGCTCTGCCACAGCGTCCGCGTCATGTATCTGGGGAATCTTGTGGAAGAAGCCCGGACAGAAGAATTATTCGCCCGGCCCATGCACCCATATACCCAGGGCCTGCTGGACTGCATCCCCCGTCTGGATTCAGACCGCAGCCAGCAGCTGCACGTGATTTCTGGCGTGGTGCCGCCCCTGTCCAATGTGCCTGACGGCTGCCGTTTCTGCACCCGCTGTCCATACGCCGACCAGCGCTGCATGTCGCAGAATCCTCCATCGGTGGAGGTGTTCCCGGAACATAAGGCAAAATGCTGGAAATACACTCCGGAACAGGAGGCGGAATAG
- a CDS encoding ABC transporter ATP-binding protein — protein MKTPLLEMRNLQKSYPVYGPLGKLFPPKTYMRAVSNMSLDLYEGETYGLVGESGCGKSTTGRSILGLVKPDRGEILYRGRDLTRLSDGEFRPLRRDLQMVFQDTLSSLNPRSRIGALLEEPLIVQGMGDTKGRRQKVLETLEMVGLSEDYYFRYPHELSGGQVQRLGIARALIIEPKLIICDEPVSALDVSIQSQILNMLTSLQRKMNLGMLFISHDIGVVRYISSRIGVMYLGTLVEEAGTDQLFAHTLHPYTQALFASIPDFNKRGRSVSLQGELPMHTDEFKGCVFHTRCPYASDKCRESAPELTEIRPGHRVACHRVG, from the coding sequence ATGAAAACACCACTTTTAGAGATGAGGAACCTTCAGAAGAGCTACCCGGTTTACGGCCCTCTGGGCAAGCTGTTTCCTCCCAAAACATACATGAGGGCGGTGTCCAATATGTCTCTTGATCTCTATGAAGGCGAGACCTATGGTTTGGTTGGAGAGTCCGGCTGCGGAAAAAGCACTACCGGACGCTCCATACTGGGACTGGTAAAACCTGACAGGGGTGAGATTCTGTATAGAGGCCGCGATTTGACCCGGCTGAGCGATGGTGAATTCCGCCCTCTGCGCCGGGATTTGCAGATGGTCTTTCAGGATACCTTATCCTCCCTCAATCCGCGTTCCCGAATCGGGGCTTTGTTGGAGGAGCCGTTGATAGTCCAGGGGATGGGGGACACAAAGGGACGGCGCCAAAAGGTGCTGGAGACATTGGAAATGGTCGGATTATCGGAGGATTACTACTTCCGCTATCCCCATGAACTGTCGGGGGGCCAGGTACAGCGCCTGGGCATTGCGAGGGCGCTGATTATTGAGCCAAAACTGATTATCTGCGATGAGCCGGTTTCGGCGCTGGACGTATCCATTCAGTCTCAGATTCTGAATATGCTGACCTCGCTGCAAAGGAAGATGAATCTGGGAATGCTGTTCATATCCCATGACATTGGCGTAGTGCGTTATATCTCCAGCCGCATTGGTGTCATGTATCTTGGTACATTGGTGGAGGAGGCCGGCACTGACCAGCTTTTTGCACATACTCTTCATCCGTATACCCAGGCCCTGTTTGCTTCCATCCCGGATTTTAACAAGAGGGGCAGAAGCGTATCTCTTCAGGGGGAACTGCCAATGCACACCGATGAGTTTAAGGGATGTGTGTTCCATACCCGCTGCCCTTATGCCAGTGACAAATGCCGTGAGTCGGCTCCTGAACTGACGGAAATCCGTCCGGGGCACAGGGTGGCCTGCCATAGGGTAGGTTAA